A section of the Pseudomonas lini genome encodes:
- the gloB gene encoding hydroxyacylglutathione hydrolase, which translates to MIQISALPAFTDNYIWLLQDHSTQRCAVVDPGDAAPVQAWLAAHPGWVLSDILITHHHHDHVGGVERLKKATDATVYGPASESIPARDVALKDNDRINVLGWDFDVMQVPGHTLGHIAFYHQGHLFCGDTLFAAGCGRLFEGTPEQMHHSLSRLAALPEDTLVYCTHEYTLSNLKFATAVEPNNPDTLERLAKVTRQREAGIMTLPSTLALEKLTNPFLRTGETSVKEKVDERNGTDNRAPSAVFAALRAWKDTF; encoded by the coding sequence ATGATACAGATCAGTGCCCTGCCCGCCTTCACCGACAACTACATCTGGTTATTACAAGACCACAGCACCCAGCGCTGCGCCGTGGTCGATCCGGGCGATGCCGCGCCAGTACAAGCCTGGCTCGCCGCGCACCCGGGTTGGGTGTTAAGCGATATTTTGATCACTCATCACCATCATGACCATGTCGGCGGCGTCGAGCGGCTGAAAAAAGCGACAGACGCGACAGTCTACGGCCCGGCCAGCGAAAGCATCCCGGCGCGAGACGTGGCGCTCAAGGACAATGACCGCATCAACGTGCTGGGCTGGGACTTCGACGTCATGCAGGTGCCGGGCCATACCCTGGGGCACATCGCCTTTTATCACCAGGGCCATTTGTTTTGCGGCGACACCCTGTTCGCTGCCGGTTGTGGACGGTTATTCGAAGGCACGCCCGAGCAAATGCATCACTCGCTGAGCCGCCTCGCTGCGCTGCCCGAAGACACGCTGGTCTACTGCACCCACGAGTACACCCTGAGCAATCTGAAGTTCGCCACAGCAGTCGAACCGAACAACCCCGATACCCTCGAACGGCTGGCCAAAGTGACCCGGCAACGTGAAGCCGGAATCATGACGCTGCCTTCGACGCTGGCATTGGAAAAGCTCACCAATCCGTTTTTGCGTACCGGCGAAACATCCGTTAAAGAAAAAGTGGACGAACGGAACGGAACCGATAACCGGGCTCCGAGTGCGGTTTTTGCTGCCCTTCGAGCTTGGAAAGATACGTTCTAG
- a CDS encoding transglycosylase SLT domain-containing protein: protein MSSPIRKAINSDALTRLAQAIAVAVSATLAGCSSHVPQTEATHTPNIAARAKQKPVWLSEKPTPQIPQDVWERMRQGFQLQDNLGVNPRIEQQRLWFASNPSFLENAGERGSLYIHYIVERLEERNMPLELALLPVIESAYNPMAYSRADAVGLWQFIPSTGRYFNLRQTRFYDGRRDITASTTAAMDYLTRLHDMFNGDWLLALAAYNAGEGTVSRAIERNERLGLPTDYWNLPLPAETQAYVPKLLALSQVVLAPEAYGVNLNPIANEPYFQVVEINQRMDLSKVAAVANIDEDELFQLNPAFKQRTTIDGPQHLLVPTSKAQLLTASLSTMRPEELISQRSFKPVFEGADESEIANLKRAYRVKRGDNLGTIAKANKVDIKDLQRWNKLTGKDLKVGQTLVMQDTTKRKSGRVNTVVAANSKTNGRVTNKTQQTQYKVKQGDSLYMVAKRFNVEMQHLKRWNPRVGQALKPGQMLTVASPN from the coding sequence ATGTCGTCACCTATTCGTAAAGCCATCAATTCAGACGCATTGACCCGCTTGGCTCAAGCCATCGCGGTGGCTGTCTCCGCCACTTTGGCGGGCTGTTCCAGCCATGTGCCGCAGACCGAAGCGACACACACTCCGAATATTGCCGCGCGAGCCAAGCAAAAACCTGTCTGGCTCAGCGAAAAACCCACACCGCAAATACCACAGGACGTCTGGGAGCGCATGCGCCAAGGCTTCCAGTTGCAGGACAACCTGGGCGTCAACCCGCGCATCGAGCAACAGCGCCTGTGGTTCGCCAGTAACCCGTCCTTCCTCGAAAATGCCGGCGAACGCGGCAGCCTCTACATTCACTACATCGTCGAACGCCTTGAAGAACGCAACATGCCGCTGGAACTGGCGCTGTTGCCGGTGATTGAAAGCGCCTACAACCCGATGGCCTATTCCCGGGCCGATGCGGTGGGTCTTTGGCAATTCATTCCTTCCACCGGGCGTTACTTCAACCTGCGTCAGACCCGCTTCTACGATGGCCGTCGCGATATCACCGCCTCGACCACCGCGGCCATGGATTACCTGACCCGCCTGCACGACATGTTCAACGGCGACTGGTTGCTGGCCCTGGCGGCCTACAACGCCGGCGAAGGTACGGTCAGCCGGGCCATCGAGCGCAACGAACGGCTCGGCCTGCCGACCGACTACTGGAACCTGCCGCTGCCTGCAGAAACCCAAGCCTATGTGCCTAAGTTGCTGGCCCTGTCGCAAGTGGTCCTGGCGCCCGAAGCGTATGGCGTGAACCTCAACCCTATCGCCAACGAACCGTACTTCCAGGTCGTCGAAATCAACCAGCGCATGGACCTGTCCAAGGTCGCCGCGGTGGCCAACATCGACGAAGACGAACTGTTCCAGCTCAACCCGGCCTTCAAGCAGCGCACCACCATCGACGGCCCCCAGCATCTGCTGGTGCCAACGTCCAAGGCGCAACTGCTGACCGCCAGCCTGTCGACCATGCGTCCTGAGGAGCTGATCAGTCAGCGATCGTTCAAGCCTGTGTTCGAAGGCGCAGACGAGAGCGAAATCGCCAACCTCAAGCGCGCCTATCGGGTCAAACGTGGCGACAATCTGGGCACCATCGCCAAGGCCAACAAGGTCGACATCAAGGACCTGCAACGCTGGAACAAACTGACGGGCAAAGACCTCAAGGTCGGCCAGACCCTGGTGATGCAGGACACCACCAAGCGCAAATCCGGGCGCGTCAACACTGTGGTCGCGGCGAACAGCAAGACGAATGGCAGGGTAACCAACAAGACGCAACAGACCCAGTACAAGGTCAAGCAAGGCGATTCGCTGTACATGGTCGCCAAACGCTTCAACGTTGAAATGCAGCACCTCAAGCGCTGGAACCCTCGGGTTGGCCAGGCGCTGAAGCCGGGGCAGATGCTGACGGTTGCTTCGCCGAATTAA
- a CDS encoding extracellular solute-binding protein has protein sequence MKRPLLLLLISLALSSPASATISESHGYAQFGTLKYPARFTHFDWVNPQAPKGGTLRVMAFGTFDTLNPYTFKGSSPVSTANFLQYGINELNEPLMVGTGQYAPSGDEPTSSYGLIAQSVEYSEDRSWVVFNLRPEARFHDGTPITAYDVAFSYRLLLKEGHPQYRTNLQEVSRVDILNPRRIRFVFKRAGNPLLILRLGELPVLPQHYWEGRDFKATTFEPPLGSGPYRITSVTPGRQIVFERVKDYWGKDLPVNRGKYNVDRMEVEFYRDSDVAFEAFKAGEFDIYIEHQAKNWDNGYNFPAVRRGDVIKAQIQHQIPTQSQGLFMNTRRPTFAEAKVREALGLMFDFEWTNRTLFSGAYKRAMSYYPNSEFSATGLPVGHEWLLLKPYRDQLPAKLLTEPFSLPQTEGRGIPRENMRKALELLAEAGWKLSGQRLQNTIGQPLRFEILLVNPNLERILQPYVENLASIGIDARLRTVDRAQYKQRLDQFDFDMILMTLNQTLSPGLEQWQYFHSSQVGVKGSKNYAGIANPVVDHLLEQLLAAQTRDAQVAAGKALDRVLLWQHYIIPNWYLNYHRLAYRNRFAFVTTPPYTLGLSAWWLKSSEKDR, from the coding sequence TTGAAGCGTCCCCTCCTCCTGCTCCTGATCAGCCTGGCCTTGAGCTCCCCCGCCAGCGCGACGATCAGCGAAAGCCATGGTTATGCGCAGTTCGGCACGCTCAAGTACCCGGCCAGATTTACCCACTTCGACTGGGTCAACCCGCAAGCGCCCAAGGGCGGTACGTTGCGGGTGATGGCATTTGGCACCTTCGATACGCTCAACCCATACACATTCAAAGGCTCGAGCCCGGTTTCCACCGCCAACTTCCTGCAGTACGGCATCAACGAACTCAATGAACCGTTGATGGTCGGCACCGGCCAATACGCGCCGTCCGGCGATGAGCCGACCTCCAGTTATGGCTTGATTGCCCAATCGGTGGAATACAGCGAGGACCGCAGCTGGGTGGTATTCAACCTGCGCCCCGAAGCGCGTTTCCACGATGGCACGCCGATCACCGCTTACGACGTGGCGTTCTCGTACCGGTTGCTGCTCAAGGAAGGTCATCCGCAATACCGCACCAACCTTCAGGAAGTGTCGCGGGTCGACATCCTCAACCCACGGCGCATCCGTTTCGTCTTCAAACGCGCCGGCAATCCGCTGCTGATCCTGCGCCTGGGCGAGTTGCCGGTGCTGCCCCAGCATTACTGGGAAGGTCGCGATTTCAAGGCCACCACCTTCGAGCCGCCACTGGGCAGCGGGCCGTATCGCATTACCTCGGTAACGCCCGGGCGGCAGATTGTCTTCGAACGGGTCAAGGATTATTGGGGCAAAGACCTGCCGGTCAATCGCGGCAAGTACAACGTCGATCGCATGGAAGTCGAGTTCTACCGTGACAGCGACGTGGCTTTCGAAGCGTTCAAGGCCGGCGAGTTCGACATTTACATCGAACACCAGGCGAAGAACTGGGACAACGGCTACAACTTCCCGGCTGTGCGCCGTGGCGATGTGATCAAGGCGCAGATCCAGCACCAAATCCCGACCCAGAGCCAGGGCCTGTTCATGAACACCCGGCGACCAACCTTCGCCGAGGCCAAGGTCCGCGAAGCGCTGGGGCTGATGTTCGACTTCGAGTGGACCAACCGCACACTGTTCAGCGGCGCCTACAAGCGCGCCATGAGTTATTACCCCAACAGCGAGTTCTCCGCCACCGGGCTACCGGTCGGTCATGAGTGGCTATTGCTCAAGCCCTATCGCGATCAGTTGCCCGCCAAGTTGCTCACCGAGCCGTTCAGCCTGCCGCAGACCGAAGGGCGCGGCATTCCGCGGGAAAACATGCGCAAGGCCCTGGAGCTGCTCGCCGAGGCCGGCTGGAAGCTCAGCGGTCAACGGCTACAGAACACCATCGGCCAACCGTTGCGTTTCGAGATCCTGCTGGTCAACCCGAACCTGGAGCGCATCCTTCAGCCTTACGTCGAGAACCTCGCCAGCATCGGCATCGACGCACGGCTGCGCACGGTCGATCGCGCCCAGTACAAACAGCGCCTCGATCAGTTCGATTTCGACATGATCCTGATGACCCTCAACCAGACCCTCAGCCCGGGCCTGGAACAATGGCAGTACTTCCACTCCAGCCAGGTCGGGGTCAAGGGCAGCAAGAATTACGCAGGCATCGCCAACCCGGTGGTCGACCATTTGCTCGAACAACTGCTCGCCGCCCAGACCCGCGATGCACAAGTCGCCGCCGGCAAGGCGCTCGACCGGGTGCTGCTGTGGCAGCACTACATCATTCCCAACTGGTACCTCAATTATCACCGCCTGGCCTACCGCAACCGGTTCGCCTTCGTCACCACGCCGCCCTACACCCTGGGCCTGAGCGCGTGGTGGCTGAAATCTTCGGAGAAAGATCGATGA
- a CDS encoding extracellular solute-binding protein produces MKPLRALLLQASGLLFAGLACAAPQHALTLYNEPPKYPANFKHFDYVNPDAPKGGIFRQAGFGGFDSLNPFINKGVPADDISMIYDTLAKQGLDEPFTQYGLIASKIEKAPDNSWVRFYLRPEARFHDGHPVRAEDVVFSFQTLTKDGAPLYRGYYSDVEEAVAEDPLKVLFKFKHKNNRELPLILGQLPVLPKHWWATRDFNKGNLELPLGSGPYKVSEVKAGRSVRYERVKDYWGKDLPVNRGFYNFDVMTTDYYRDNTVALEALKAGQFDYWLESAAKNWAKAYNIPAVTEGRLIKEEIPNGNPTGMQGFVFNLRRPVFQDVRVRHALTLLLDFEWTNKQLFNGAYARTRSFFENSEMAATGLPDADQLAILDPFRGKIPEQVFGEAFQNPVTDASGMIRIQQRQAWQLLQEAGWRIVDDKMVDANGKPVTIEFLLAQTEFERILLPFKRNLSDLGIDLVIRRVDVSQYINRVRSRDFDMIVGSFPQSNSPGNEQREYWMTDAADKPGSRNSMGLKDPVVDQLVEQLINADSRQSLVAHARALDRVLQWGYYVIPNWHIKTWRVAYWSHIGHPKVSPKYDIGINTWWVKPNATLPIEVETKLQADPAGTE; encoded by the coding sequence ATGAAACCCCTACGCGCCCTGCTCTTGCAGGCCAGCGGTCTGTTGTTCGCCGGGCTGGCCTGCGCCGCCCCGCAACATGCCCTGACCCTGTACAACGAGCCGCCAAAATACCCGGCCAATTTCAAACATTTCGATTACGTAAACCCTGACGCGCCCAAGGGCGGGATCTTTCGCCAAGCAGGGTTCGGTGGCTTCGACAGCCTCAACCCGTTCATCAACAAAGGCGTGCCGGCCGACGACATCAGCATGATCTACGACACCCTGGCCAAACAGGGTCTGGATGAGCCGTTCACTCAATATGGCTTGATCGCCAGCAAAATCGAAAAAGCCCCGGACAACAGCTGGGTGCGCTTCTACCTGCGTCCCGAAGCACGCTTCCACGACGGCCACCCGGTGCGTGCCGAAGACGTGGTGTTCAGCTTCCAGACCCTGACCAAGGACGGCGCCCCGCTCTATCGCGGCTATTACAGCGACGTAGAAGAAGCAGTCGCCGAAGACCCGCTCAAAGTACTGTTCAAGTTCAAGCACAAAAACAATCGCGAATTGCCGCTGATCCTCGGCCAGTTACCGGTACTGCCCAAGCATTGGTGGGCGACCCGCGACTTCAACAAGGGCAACCTGGAACTGCCGCTGGGCAGCGGCCCGTACAAGGTCAGCGAAGTGAAGGCCGGACGTTCGGTACGCTATGAGCGGGTCAAGGATTACTGGGGCAAGGACCTTCCGGTCAATCGCGGCTTCTACAATTTCGACGTAATGACCACCGACTATTACCGCGACAACACCGTCGCGCTGGAAGCGCTCAAGGCCGGCCAGTTCGACTACTGGCTGGAATCGGCCGCGAAAAACTGGGCCAAGGCCTACAACATTCCGGCAGTGACCGAAGGTCGGCTGATCAAGGAAGAAATCCCGAACGGCAACCCCACTGGCATGCAAGGCTTCGTGTTCAACCTGCGCCGCCCGGTGTTTCAGGATGTGCGCGTGCGCCACGCGCTGACCCTGTTGCTGGACTTCGAATGGACCAACAAACAACTGTTCAACGGCGCCTACGCTCGCACCCGAAGTTTTTTCGAAAACTCGGAAATGGCCGCCACCGGCCTGCCGGACGCCGATCAACTGGCGATCCTCGACCCGTTCCGCGGCAAGATTCCCGAGCAAGTGTTCGGCGAGGCATTCCAGAACCCGGTGACCGACGCCAGCGGCATGATCCGCATCCAGCAGCGCCAAGCCTGGCAATTGCTGCAAGAGGCCGGCTGGCGGATCGTCGACGACAAAATGGTCGACGCCAACGGCAAACCGGTGACCATCGAATTTCTACTGGCCCAGACCGAGTTCGAGCGGATACTGCTGCCGTTCAAGCGCAACCTCAGTGATTTGGGCATTGATCTGGTGATCCGTCGGGTCGACGTCTCGCAATACATCAACCGCGTGCGCTCCCGGGATTTTGACATGATCGTCGGCAGCTTCCCGCAGTCCAACTCACCGGGTAACGAACAGCGTGAGTACTGGATGACCGACGCCGCCGACAAACCCGGCAGCCGCAACTCCATGGGTTTGAAAGATCCGGTGGTGGACCAACTGGTCGAGCAACTGATCAACGCCGATTCGCGCCAAAGCCTGGTGGCCCACGCCCGAGCGCTGGACCGGGTGCTGCAATGGGGCTATTACGTGATCCCCAACTGGCACATCAAGACCTGGCGCGTGGCGTACTGGAGCCACATCGGCCACCCGAAGGTTTCGCCCAAATATGACATCGGCATCAATACCTGGTGGGTCAAGCCCAACGCGACATTGCCGATAGAAGTCGAAACCAAACTGCAAGCCGACCCTGCGGGCACGGAGTAA
- a CDS encoding microcin C ABC transporter permease YejB — MLAYIFRRLLLIIPTLLGILLINFVIIQAAPGGPVEQMIAKLEGFEGATSRIAGGGAEVSVAGSAYRGAQGLDPALVKEIEHMYGFDKSAPERLWIMIKNYATLDFGDSFFRDAKVIDLIKEKMPVSISLGLWSTLIMYLVSIPLGIAKATRHGSHFDVWTSSAIIVGYAIPAFLFAILLIVVFAGGSYFDWFPLRGLTSNNFDELSTGGKILDYFWHLALPVTALVIGNFATMTLLTKNSFLDEINKQYVVTAKAKGLTRHRVLYGHVFRNAMLLVIAGFPSAFIGIFFTGSLLVEVIFSLDGMGLMSFEAAINRDYPVVFGTLFIFTLLGLVVKLIGDLTYTFVDPRIDFESREH, encoded by the coding sequence ATGCTGGCGTATATTTTTCGGCGACTGCTGCTGATCATCCCGACCCTGCTCGGCATTTTGCTGATCAACTTCGTGATCATCCAGGCGGCTCCCGGTGGGCCGGTGGAACAGATGATCGCCAAGCTCGAAGGCTTCGAGGGCGCCACCAGCCGAATTGCCGGCGGCGGTGCCGAAGTGTCGGTGGCGGGCTCGGCCTATCGCGGCGCCCAAGGCCTGGACCCGGCGCTGGTCAAGGAAATCGAGCACATGTACGGCTTTGATAAATCGGCGCCGGAACGTTTGTGGATCATGATCAAGAACTACGCCACCCTGGATTTCGGCGACAGCTTCTTTCGTGACGCCAAGGTCATCGACCTGATCAAGGAAAAGATGCCGGTGTCGATCTCCCTCGGGCTGTGGAGCACGCTGATCATGTACCTGGTGTCGATCCCGCTGGGGATCGCCAAGGCGACGCGACACGGCAGCCACTTCGACGTCTGGACCAGTTCGGCAATCATCGTCGGCTACGCGATTCCGGCGTTCCTGTTCGCCATCCTGTTGATCGTGGTGTTCGCCGGCGGCAGCTATTTCGACTGGTTCCCACTACGGGGCCTGACCTCGAACAACTTCGATGAGCTCAGCACCGGCGGCAAGATCCTCGATTATTTCTGGCACCTGGCATTACCAGTGACCGCATTGGTAATCGGCAACTTCGCCACCATGACGCTGCTGACCAAGAACAGCTTCCTCGATGAAATCAACAAGCAGTATGTGGTCACCGCCAAGGCCAAGGGCCTGACCCGCCATCGCGTGCTGTACGGCCATGTGTTTCGCAACGCCATGCTGTTGGTGATCGCCGGTTTCCCTTCAGCCTTCATCGGGATCTTTTTCACCGGTTCGTTGCTGGTGGAAGTGATTTTCTCCCTCGACGGCATGGGCCTGATGAGTTTCGAAGCGGCGATCAACCGTGACTACCCGGTGGTGTTCGGCACGCTGTTCATCTTCACCCTGCTGGGGTTGGTGGTGAAGCTGATCGGCGACCTCACTTACACCTTTGTCGATCCGCGCATCGACTTCGAAAGTCGGGAGCATTGA
- a CDS encoding ABC transporter permease: MNLSPLNRRRFELFKANKRGWWSLWLFLILFGASLGAELIANDKPLVVHYDNAWYFPALKRYPETAFGGEFPLEANYKSPYIRELLKAKDAWVLWAPIPYSYQSINYDLKVPAPAPPSADNLLGTDDQGRDVLARVIYGFRISVLFALTLTILSSIIGVIAGALQGFYGGWVDLAGQRFLEIWSGLPVLYLLIILASFVQPNFWWLLGIMLLFSWMSLVDVVRAEFLRGRNLEYVRAARALGMRNGAIMFRHILPNAMVSTMTFMPFILTGAIGTLTALDFLGFGLPPGAPSLGELVAQGKSNLQAPWLGMSAFAVLALMLSLLVFIGESARDAFDPRK; the protein is encoded by the coding sequence ATGAACCTGTCTCCTCTCAATCGCCGACGTTTCGAACTGTTCAAGGCCAACAAGCGTGGCTGGTGGTCGCTGTGGCTGTTCCTGATCCTGTTCGGCGCAAGCCTTGGCGCCGAGTTGATCGCCAACGACAAACCGCTGGTGGTGCACTACGACAACGCCTGGTACTTCCCGGCACTCAAGCGCTACCCGGAAACCGCGTTCGGCGGCGAATTCCCGCTGGAAGCCAACTACAAGAGCCCGTACATCCGCGAACTGCTCAAGGCCAAGGACGCCTGGGTCTTGTGGGCGCCGATTCCCTACAGCTACCAGAGCATCAACTACGACCTGAAAGTTCCGGCCCCTGCGCCGCCCTCGGCCGACAACCTGCTGGGCACCGACGATCAGGGCCGCGATGTGCTGGCCCGGGTTATTTATGGCTTCCGGATTTCGGTGCTGTTCGCTTTGACGCTGACCATTCTCAGCTCGATCATCGGCGTGATCGCCGGGGCTTTGCAGGGTTTTTATGGCGGCTGGGTCGATCTGGCCGGGCAACGTTTTCTGGAGATATGGTCCGGGTTGCCGGTGCTGTATTTGCTGATCATTCTGGCCAGTTTCGTGCAGCCGAACTTCTGGTGGCTGCTGGGGATCATGCTGCTGTTCTCGTGGATGAGCCTGGTGGATGTGGTACGCGCCGAGTTCCTGCGCGGCCGTAACCTTGAATACGTGCGCGCGGCCCGGGCGCTGGGTATGCGCAATGGTGCGATCATGTTCCGCCACATCTTGCCCAACGCCATGGTCTCGACCATGACCTTCATGCCGTTCATCCTGACCGGCGCCATCGGCACGCTGACCGCCCTGGATTTTCTCGGCTTCGGCCTGCCGCCGGGCGCGCCGTCCCTGGGTGAACTGGTGGCCCAGGGCAAATCCAACTTGCAAGCGCCGTGGCTCGGTATGAGTGCGTTTGCGGTGCTGGCGCTGATGTTGAGTCTGCTGGTGTTCATCGGCGAGTCCGCTCGCGATGCCTTCGACCCGAGGAAGTGA
- a CDS encoding ABC transporter ATP-binding protein, whose protein sequence is MNQDNLIEVRDLAVEFVVGERVQRVVEGVSFDIKRGETLALVGESGSGKSVTAHSILRLLPYPLARHPSGTITYSDRNLLDLKEKTIRHIRGNRIAMIFQEPMTSLNPLHSIEKQINEVLGIHKGLTGKVATKRTLELLEMVGIPEPEKRLKALPHELSGGQRQRVMIAMALANEPELLIADEPTTALDVTVQLKILELLKELQARLGMALLLISHDLNLVRRIAHRVCVMQRGCIVEQASCEELFRAPQHPYTRELLAAEPSGKPATNVIGPPLLQVEDLKVWFPIKKGFLKKTVDHIKAVDGINFSLPQGQTLGIVGESGSGKSTLGLAILRLIGSKGTIRFEGKQLDCLTQSEVRPLRREMQVVFQDPFGSLSPRMCVSQIVGEGLRIHKMGTEAAQEQAIIAALKEVGLDPETRHRYPHEFSGGQRQRIAIARALVLKPALILLDEPTSALDRTVQRQVVELLRSLQTKYNLTYLFISHDLAVVKALSHQLMVVKHGQVVEQGDAQSIFAAPQHPYTQQLLEAAFLAPATAQ, encoded by the coding sequence ATGAATCAGGACAATCTGATCGAAGTGCGCGACCTGGCTGTCGAGTTTGTCGTTGGCGAGCGTGTTCAGCGGGTGGTCGAAGGCGTGAGCTTCGATATCAAGCGCGGCGAAACCCTGGCGCTGGTGGGCGAAAGCGGCTCCGGCAAATCGGTGACCGCCCACTCGATCCTGCGACTGCTGCCCTACCCGCTCGCCCGGCATCCGTCCGGCACTATCACTTATTCCGACCGGAATCTGCTGGACCTGAAAGAGAAAACCATTCGCCACATCCGCGGCAACCGGATTGCGATGATCTTCCAGGAGCCGATGACCTCGCTCAATCCGCTGCATTCGATCGAAAAACAGATCAACGAAGTCTTGGGCATCCACAAAGGCCTGACCGGCAAAGTCGCGACCAAACGCACGCTGGAACTGCTGGAAATGGTCGGCATCCCCGAACCGGAGAAGCGTCTCAAGGCCCTGCCCCACGAATTATCCGGTGGCCAGCGCCAGCGGGTAATGATCGCGATGGCCCTGGCCAATGAGCCGGAATTGCTGATCGCCGACGAACCGACCACGGCGCTGGACGTGACCGTTCAACTGAAAATTCTCGAACTGCTCAAGGAATTGCAGGCCCGTCTGGGCATGGCGTTGTTACTGATCAGTCATGATTTGAACCTTGTACGAAGAATTGCGCATCGCGTATGTGTCATGCAGCGCGGTTGCATCGTCGAACAGGCATCGTGCGAAGAATTGTTCCGCGCGCCGCAGCATCCGTACACGCGGGAACTGCTGGCAGCGGAGCCCAGCGGCAAACCGGCGACCAATGTGATTGGCCCGCCATTGCTGCAGGTCGAGGACCTGAAAGTCTGGTTCCCGATCAAGAAAGGCTTTCTGAAAAAGACCGTGGACCATATCAAAGCGGTAGACGGTATCAATTTCAGCCTGCCCCAGGGCCAGACTCTAGGGATTGTGGGAGAAAGCGGATCCGGCAAGTCGACGCTCGGCCTGGCAATATTGCGGCTGATCGGTAGCAAAGGCACCATCCGTTTTGAAGGCAAGCAGCTAGACTGCCTGACGCAGAGTGAAGTTCGACCGCTGCGGCGGGAGATGCAGGTGGTGTTCCAGGACCCCTTCGGCAGCCTGAGCCCACGGATGTGTGTGAGCCAGATCGTCGGCGAAGGCCTGCGAATCCACAAGATGGGCACTGAGGCAGCACAGGAACAAGCGATTATTGCGGCACTCAAGGAGGTAGGTCTGGACCCGGAAACCCGGCACCGCTACCCCCACGAATTTTCCGGTGGGCAACGGCAGAGAATCGCCATTGCCCGGGCATTAGTGCTAAAACCGGCGTTGATTCTGCTGGACGAGCCGACTTCGGCCCTCGACCGGACCGTGCAACGCCAAGTGGTGGAGCTGCTACGTTCACTGCAAACCAAGTACAACCTGACGTATTTGTTTATCAGCCATGACCTGGCTGTCGTCAAAGCGCTGAGCCACCAGTTGATGGTGGTCAAGCATGGCCAAGTGGTCGAACAGGGAGACGCGCAAAGTATCTTTGCCGCCCCCCAACATCCGTATACACAGCAGTTGCTGGAAGCCGCTTTTCTGGCACCAGCCACTGCGCAATAA
- the fabI gene encoding enoyl-ACP reductase FabI — MGFLAGKRVLIVGVASKLSIASGIAAAMHREGAELAFTYQNDKLKGRVEEFAQGWGSSPELCFPCDVASDEEIAKVFEELSKKWDGLDCIVHSVGFAPGDQLDGDFTEATTREGFRIAHDISAYSFVALAKAGREMMKGRNGSLLTLSYLGAERTMPNYNVMGMAKASLEAGVRYLAGSLGPDGTRVNCVSAGPIRTLAASGIKNFRKMLAANEAQTPLRRNVTIDEVGNAGAFLCSDLASGISGEIMYVDGGFNTTAMGNIEE, encoded by the coding sequence ATGGGTTTTCTCGCCGGTAAGCGCGTACTGATCGTCGGTGTCGCCAGCAAGCTGTCCATCGCATCCGGCATCGCTGCCGCCATGCATCGCGAGGGCGCTGAGCTTGCCTTCACTTATCAGAACGACAAACTCAAGGGTCGTGTCGAAGAATTCGCACAAGGCTGGGGTTCGAGCCCTGAGCTGTGCTTCCCGTGCGACGTGGCCAGCGATGAAGAAATCGCCAAGGTCTTCGAAGAGTTGAGCAAGAAGTGGGACGGCCTGGATTGCATCGTGCACTCCGTCGGCTTCGCCCCGGGCGACCAACTGGATGGCGACTTCACCGAAGCCACCACCCGTGAAGGTTTCCGCATCGCTCACGACATCAGCGCCTACAGCTTCGTGGCCCTGGCCAAGGCTGGCCGCGAAATGATGAAAGGCCGCAATGGCAGCCTGCTGACCCTGTCGTACCTGGGTGCCGAGCGCACCATGCCAAACTACAACGTAATGGGCATGGCCAAGGCTTCTCTGGAAGCTGGCGTGCGTTACCTGGCCGGCTCCCTGGGCCCGGATGGCACCCGCGTGAACTGCGTATCGGCTGGCCCGATCCGCACCCTCGCCGCTTCCGGCATCAAGAACTTCCGTAAGATGCTGGCTGCCAACGAAGCGCAAACTCCGCTGCGTCGTAACGTCACCATCGACGAAGTCGGCAACGCCGGCGCCTTCCTGTGCTCGGACCTGGCGTCCGGCATCAGCGGCGAAATCATGTACGTAGACGGCGGCTTCAACACCACCGCCATGGGCAACATCGAAGAGTGA